From one Culex quinquefasciatus strain JHB chromosome 3, VPISU_Cqui_1.0_pri_paternal, whole genome shotgun sequence genomic stretch:
- the LOC6034631 gene encoding adult-specific cuticular protein ACP-20 translates to MLRFVSALAILAATAKAAPVEPAHYSFVAAHPQHYEHSVQHHYQPAPEVHYPIQVIENVHHHGHELPQKYLVESHDVHHLDHHHEVAAAPVYVDHSAAGGYSSLYGGASHGLLYNGAGHHGGYATKYNDYYAYPKYNFEYGVNDPHTGDHKAQWEHRDGDVVKGGYMLKEADGTTRVVEYTADDHNGFNAVVKKIGHAHHPETHNHQHVVAAPQPHVYGGFGNYAGAYATGDYYGKGATSYAKVWKQE, encoded by the exons ATGTTGAGA TTTGTATCCGCCCTTGCGATCCTCGCCGCGACCGCCAAGGCCGCCCCGGTGGAACCGGCCCACTACTCGTTCGTGGCCGCGCACCCCCAGCACTACGAACATTCCGTCCAGCACCACTACCAGCCTGCCCCGGAGGTGCACTACCCGATCCAGGTGATCGAGAATGTCCACCACCACGGTCATGAGCTGCCCCAGAAGTACCTCGTGGAGAGCCATGATGTGCACCATCTGGACCATCACCACGAGGTGGCCGCCGCTCCGGTTTACGTCGATCATTCCGCCGCCGGCGGATACAGCTCGCTGTACGGTGGTGCCAGCCATGGCCTTTTGTACAACGGAGCTGGCCACCATGGTGGGTATGCCACCAAGTACAACGACTACTACGCGTATCCCAAGTACAACTTTGAGTACGGAGTCAACGATCCACATACCGGAGACCACAAGGCCCAGTGGGAACATCGCGATGGCGATGTCGTTAAGG GAGGATACATGCTGAAGGAAGCCGACGGAACGACCCGCGTGGTGGAGTACACCGCCGATGACCACAACGGATTCAACGCCGTGGTCAAGAAGATCGGCCATGCCCACCACCCGGAAACCCACAACCACCAGCACGTCGTTGCCGCGCCTCAGCCGCACGTGTACGGAGGCTTTGGAAACTACGCCGGAGCGTACGCCACCGGTGACTACTACGGCAAGGGTGCCACCAGCTACGCCAAGGTCTGGAAGCAGGAATAA